The following proteins are co-located in the Candidatus Nanoarchaeia archaeon genome:
- a CDS encoding tRNA uridine(34) 5-carboxymethylaminomethyl modification radical SAM/GNAT enzyme Elp3 — translation MQDFMQELVEEIRKREMSKKELNLLKHRLCRKYHLKRMPKDIEVFLNVKDRASIGNLRAKPVRTLSGVSVIALMTKPFPCPHGRCTFCPGGPKSFFGDVPQSYTGAEPSTRRSIRNGYDAYLTTMNRLEHYIAAGHMPDKVELIVQGGTFPAYPKLYQAEFVRDMYQALNDFSWLFFRPELDLERFKEVFELPSDIQNEERTRRIHEKLLRIKEERRVPLEEAKKENETASLRCIGLTIETKPDWGLLQHADQMLELGCTRVELGIQTTYDHVLRATNRGHSIEDSKKSIQVLRDLGFKLNFHIMPGLPQVTKEMDVDSFREYFENPAYRPDMLKVYPCMVMPGTKLFEDYRNGLFTPLTTLEAVNLVLELKRIVPEYCRIMRIQRDIPTNKTEAGVDRTNLRQYIEEAKEQQGIRCRCIRCREPRGRVIDASETEICVMEYEASGGKECFISAEAGDLLLGFCRMRFPSQCLREEITEKSALIRELHVYGAAVPIGKQGIIQHAGLGKRLLAAAEGIAAKAGKDKMVVISGVGVRKYYEKLGYRLEGPYMAKCL, via the coding sequence ATGCAAGATTTCATGCAGGAGCTGGTTGAAGAGATCCGTAAGAGAGAGATGTCGAAGAAGGAGCTCAATCTTCTTAAGCACAGGCTCTGCAGGAAATACCATCTCAAGCGGATGCCTAAGGATATTGAGGTTTTCCTGAACGTCAAGGACAGGGCCAGCATAGGAAATTTAAGAGCCAAGCCTGTCAGGACGCTCTCAGGAGTATCTGTTATTGCCCTGATGACAAAGCCGTTTCCCTGCCCGCATGGCAGATGTACATTTTGCCCTGGAGGACCAAAATCGTTTTTTGGGGATGTCCCCCAGTCGTATACAGGGGCAGAGCCGTCAACAAGGAGGTCGATCAGAAACGGGTATGATGCTTACCTCACGACTATGAACCGGCTGGAGCATTATATTGCTGCAGGCCATATGCCGGACAAGGTGGAATTGATTGTCCAGGGAGGGACATTTCCGGCTTATCCGAAGCTGTATCAGGCTGAGTTTGTCCGGGATATGTATCAGGCGCTGAATGATTTCTCATGGCTATTTTTCAGGCCAGAGCTTGACCTGGAGAGATTTAAAGAAGTCTTTGAGCTCCCCAGTGATATTCAAAATGAAGAGAGGACAAGACGCATTCATGAGAAGCTGCTGAGGATCAAAGAAGAAAGAAGGGTGCCTCTGGAAGAAGCGAAGAAGGAGAATGAGACTGCTAGCCTTCGCTGCATTGGCCTGACCATTGAGACTAAGCCGGATTGGGGGCTGCTGCAGCATGCAGACCAGATGCTTGAATTGGGATGCACAAGAGTCGAACTTGGCATCCAGACAACGTATGACCATGTCCTGAGAGCAACAAACCGGGGACATAGTATCGAAGATTCAAAAAAATCGATTCAGGTATTGAGGGACCTTGGCTTCAAGCTCAACTTCCATATCATGCCGGGGCTTCCTCAAGTCACAAAAGAGATGGATGTTGATTCATTCAGGGAATACTTTGAAAATCCTGCATACAGGCCTGACATGCTGAAGGTATATCCCTGCATGGTGATGCCTGGAACAAAACTGTTTGAAGACTATAGAAATGGGCTTTTCACACCACTCACAACACTTGAAGCAGTTAATCTGGTTCTTGAATTGAAGAGGATTGTGCCAGAATACTGCAGGATCATGAGGATCCAGAGGGATATTCCGACAAATAAGACTGAGGCCGGGGTTGACAGGACAAACCTTCGGCAATACATCGAAGAGGCAAAAGAACAACAGGGGATAAGATGCAGATGCATCCGCTGCAGGGAGCCCAGAGGAAGGGTGATTGATGCTTCTGAGACAGAGATTTGCGTGATGGAGTATGAAGCGAGCGGTGGAAAGGAATGCTTCATTTCAGCTGAAGCCGGAGATTTGCTGCTCGGCTTCTGCAGGATGCGGTTTCCTTCTCAGTGCCTGAGGGAGGAGATCACAGAGAAATCTGCATTAATCCGGGAGCTTCATGTGTATGGCGCTGCTGTTCCGATAGGCAAGCAGGGGATAATCCAGCATGCCGGGCTTGGAAAGAGGCTGCTTGCGGCTGCTGAAGGGATTGCTGCCAAGGCTGGAAAAGACAAGATGGTTGTGATCTCGGGTGTTGGTGTCAGAAAGTATTATGAAAAACTAGGGTACCGGCTTGAAGGGCCGTATATGGCGAAGTGCCTTTGA
- a CDS encoding glutaredoxin domain-containing protein, whose amino-acid sequence MAKHEVIVYSTTVCPWCHKAKEFLKEHKVAFKDINVGEDRQKAQEMIEKSGQMGVPVLDIDGKIIVGFDKAAIKKALDIA is encoded by the coding sequence ATGGCAAAACACGAAGTCATCGTATACTCAACAACGGTCTGCCCCTGGTGCCACAAGGCAAAGGAGTTTCTGAAAGAGCATAAGGTTGCCTTTAAGGATATCAATGTTGGCGAAGACCGGCAGAAAGCTCAGGAAATGATTGAGAAGTCAGGCCAGATGGGAGTTCCTGTCTTGGATATTGATGGCAAGATTATTGTCGGATTTGACAAGGCAGCCATTAAGAAGGCATTGGATATAGCCTAG
- the gap gene encoding type I glyceraldehyde-3-phosphate dehydrogenase: protein MRIAINGFGRIGRIVLRIGINDKSLKFVAINNIHGDAKSLAYLLKYDSMHGIFPGTIKAGRDCIYVNGQKIAMFHEPEPEKLPWKQLKVDVVAESTGAFTTREACGKHITAGARKVLLSAPGKGEEKIKTIVVGVNDRSLNASDTIISNASCTTNCAAPMAKVLNDAFGIEKGYLTTVHSYTNDQMLLDLYHKDARRGRAAAESIIPTSTGAARSVGEVIPDLKGKMDGLAMRVPTPCGSITDLVCILKKEVEPNQVNRAFERASRGKMRRVLQYSEEELVSRDIVGNPYSCIFDSKLTQANEKMVKVIGWYDNEWGFSCRMVDLLKMMR from the coding sequence ATGAGGATTGCCATCAACGGCTTCGGAAGGATAGGAAGGATTGTCCTGAGGATTGGGATTAATGATAAGAGCCTGAAATTTGTTGCAATAAACAATATCCATGGGGATGCAAAAAGCCTGGCATATCTTCTCAAATATGATTCTATGCATGGCATCTTCCCAGGCACAATCAAGGCAGGCAGGGACTGTATCTATGTCAATGGACAAAAGATAGCAATGTTCCATGAGCCTGAGCCTGAAAAGCTTCCCTGGAAGCAGCTGAAAGTGGACGTCGTTGCAGAGTCCACAGGGGCCTTTACGACAAGAGAGGCATGCGGAAAACACATCACTGCAGGAGCAAGGAAAGTCCTGCTTTCAGCTCCTGGAAAGGGCGAGGAAAAGATAAAGACAATCGTTGTAGGAGTGAATGACCGCAGCCTCAATGCCTCAGACACAATCATATCAAATGCTTCCTGCACGACAAACTGCGCAGCTCCGATGGCAAAAGTCCTCAATGACGCGTTCGGTATAGAAAAAGGCTACCTCACAACAGTCCATTCCTACACAAATGACCAGATGCTCCTTGACTTGTATCACAAAGATGCCAGAAGAGGCAGGGCTGCGGCAGAATCCATTATCCCAACATCAACAGGAGCTGCAAGATCAGTCGGGGAAGTCATACCAGATCTGAAAGGAAAGATGGATGGGCTTGCGATGCGCGTCCCAACTCCATGCGGCAGCATAACTGACTTGGTATGCATCCTGAAAAAGGAAGTGGAACCAAACCAGGTTAACCGGGCCTTTGAAAGAGCCTCACGGGGAAAGATGCGCAGAGTCCTTCAGTACTCAGAGGAAGAGCTCGTCAGCAGAGACATTGTTGGAAACCCCTACTCCTGCATCTTTGACTCAAAGCTCACGCAAGCAAATGAAAAGATGGTAAAGGTGATTGGGTGGTATGACAACGAATGGGGATTCTCGTGCAGGATGGTTGATTTGCTGAAGATGATGAGATGA
- a CDS encoding DEAD/DEAH box helicase has product MNIEELGVSSSLLTAIKNLGIERPTQIQELSIPSIISGRDVIGESATGSGKTLAFGSGIIENTVPRRGLQALILAPTRELAEQVKSNLVQLSANLKIIAVYGGVSINPQIRDLQRADVVVATPGRLLDHLERRTVNLSGLKILVLDEVDRMLDMGFIESVEKVIRASPKNRQTLFFSATIPPQIQELTKRYMNNPMKFTAKKLVDEKYLKQAYYDVERNEKLSLLCHLLNQKQGMSMVFCNTRRSVDFVVRNLRANSIQAIAIHGGLSQNKRTRTMEIFNGGKAMALVCTDVAARGLHIDNVEFIYNYEMPRDPKDYIHRIGRTARAGESGTAINLVSSSDHESFSRIMAEYRTFSIEKGQRPAVRKIFTVREQPRNESFGKRPFRQHRAGQGYPRRYSGYSGRR; this is encoded by the coding sequence ATGAATATTGAAGAACTAGGAGTAAGCAGCAGCCTGCTTACAGCAATAAAGAATTTAGGGATAGAGAGGCCGACGCAGATTCAGGAGCTTTCCATCCCCTCTATCATTTCGGGCAGGGATGTCATCGGAGAGTCTGCAACAGGTTCAGGAAAAACGCTTGCATTCGGGTCCGGAATTATTGAGAACACTGTTCCCCGAAGAGGCCTGCAGGCATTGATTCTTGCACCCACAAGAGAGCTTGCAGAGCAGGTGAAAAGCAATCTGGTCCAGCTTTCTGCCAATCTCAAGATTATCGCGGTGTATGGGGGGGTTTCCATCAACCCTCAGATCAGGGACCTGCAGCGTGCAGATGTTGTTGTGGCAACACCCGGAAGGCTGCTTGACCATTTGGAAAGAAGGACTGTTAATCTTTCAGGCTTGAAGATTTTAGTCCTGGATGAGGTTGACCGCATGCTGGACATGGGGTTCATAGAAAGCGTTGAGAAGGTTATACGGGCAAGCCCGAAGAACCGGCAGACCCTGTTCTTCTCGGCCACGATTCCGCCGCAAATCCAGGAGCTGACCAAGAGGTATATGAATAATCCTATGAAGTTCACAGCAAAAAAACTTGTGGACGAAAAGTACCTTAAACAGGCGTATTATGATGTTGAGCGAAATGAAAAGCTGTCGCTGCTTTGCCATCTTCTTAACCAGAAGCAGGGGATGAGCATGGTATTCTGCAACACCCGAAGGAGCGTAGATTTTGTGGTGAGGAATCTCCGGGCAAACAGTATCCAGGCTATTGCTATCCATGGCGGGCTTTCCCAGAACAAGAGGACAAGAACCATGGAGATTTTCAATGGCGGGAAGGCCATGGCCTTGGTGTGCACCGATGTTGCGGCACGAGGGCTGCATATCGACAATGTGGAGTTTATCTACAATTATGAAATGCCAAGAGATCCAAAAGATTACATCCATCGAATCGGGAGGACTGCCAGGGCAGGAGAATCTGGAACAGCTATCAACTTAGTATCATCGAGCGACCACGAAAGCTTCTCCAGGATCATGGCTGAATACCGGACATTCTCGATTGAAAAGGGACAAAGGCCAGCAGTCAGAAAAATTTTTACTGTCAGAGAGCAGCCTCGGAATGAATCCTTTGGGAAGCGGCCGTTTCGGCAGCACCGAGCAGGCCAAGGCTATCCCAGAAGGTATAGCGGCTATAGCGGCAGGAGATAA
- a CDS encoding RsmB/NOP family class I SAM-dependent RNA methyltransferase, giving the protein MRTPFPNADAIEFKPAFIERYAALTDFEEFKKTVLSFPRRSVRINTLKISLKDGKERLKEEGWKLTQIPWCPEGFWVEHKDGRRDIGNTRAYKLGYIYVQEAASMIPPLVLEPQPGEKVLDMCASPGSKASQIASMMKNEGLLVANDFKGDRMSPLGMNLQRSGVMNAIITLMQGQWFKNIEFDRILVDAPCSGTGTIAKSPSTLRIWNPNMIRRLSGTQKQLISAAFETLRKGGALVYSTCSTEPEENEQVIDFLLQKFNNSRIEEIELKGLKRSSCILRFQEKSYNSEICKCLRIWPQDNDTEGFFVAKIRKD; this is encoded by the coding sequence ATGAGAACTCCTTTTCCCAATGCTGATGCGATTGAGTTCAAGCCTGCATTCATAGAGAGGTATGCAGCATTGACTGACTTTGAGGAGTTTAAAAAAACCGTTCTTTCATTTCCAAGGAGATCTGTGCGGATAAATACCCTTAAGATTTCATTGAAGGATGGAAAAGAGCGGCTTAAGGAAGAAGGGTGGAAGCTTACGCAGATCCCCTGGTGTCCTGAGGGATTTTGGGTTGAGCATAAGGATGGAAGGAGGGATATCGGAAATACGCGGGCTTACAAATTGGGCTATATCTATGTGCAGGAAGCGGCTTCCATGATCCCCCCTTTGGTGCTTGAGCCTCAGCCGGGCGAGAAGGTCCTGGATATGTGCGCATCTCCAGGCAGCAAGGCTTCGCAGATCGCATCCATGATGAAGAATGAGGGGCTCCTTGTTGCCAATGATTTCAAGGGAGACAGGATGAGCCCTTTGGGGATGAATCTCCAGCGCTCTGGGGTGATGAATGCGATCATCACTTTGATGCAAGGGCAGTGGTTCAAGAATATTGAGTTTGACAGAATCCTTGTGGATGCGCCATGCTCTGGAACAGGGACTATTGCAAAGAGCCCCAGCACGCTTCGCATCTGGAACCCAAACATGATCAGGAGGCTTTCTGGAACGCAGAAGCAGCTGATTTCAGCCGCATTTGAAACTCTCAGAAAAGGGGGGGCATTGGTGTATTCGACCTGCTCAACCGAGCCTGAGGAGAATGAACAGGTTATTGATTTCCTTCTCCAGAAATTCAACAATAGCCGAATTGAAGAGATAGAGCTTAAAGGCCTGAAGCGAAGCAGCTGTATTTTGCGGTTTCAGGAAAAAAGCTATAACAGCGAGATATGCAAATGCCTTCGCATCTGGCCGCAGGATAATGATACTGAAGGGTTCTTTGTAGCAAAGATCCGGAAGGATTAA